From uncultured Pseudodesulfovibrio sp.:
CAAAAGAGCCTCGATAGCATTATACTATCGAGGTTTTCTAATTATCAAAAACCTCGCCGAAGGCGACACAAAAAGTTTAGGAGATTCTTAAGAACCCTTTTCAAAGGGTTCTTAAGCCGCCGGAGGCATCTTCCTCTTCTTCCCCAACAACTTCACACGAACAGGCCGCGGCCTTCTTTTCGCACCAACACCGACAGACCGACCAACATGACTGGGCGCAGGTGTTGTTGCACTCTCCAATCTTAAATTGGTCGCCTGACTTGAAACTGATTGAATCACCTGCGGGACAAATCGTTCGGAAAAGCCCGCTACAAAAGTCCAAAACATCAATTTTGCCATGTCAGGAGCACTTTCGGGATATGATTCCCGCACATAGCTGACCAGATCGTAATCGCGAAGCCCAATGAAAGGAGGGAGACAGAATTTGGGAAAAATCGCAATACTGAGAATCTCAGTCATAAAAAGTACATAAAGAACCAACGCAAATATGCCACCGAAAAGCGGTATGATAAAAACCGACGTCCAAGACTCCGACAACAGACATAGCTCTTCATCACTGATACCCTGCAATCGTTGTTGGATGCTCACAAAGCCACCGATAACACCACAACCGAAAGCAAGAGGCGTTAAGAGCACTATGTGATCAGACCACATTGCAGCCCCGAGCGTCGCAACCGGCAAAGCCAACGCCAATCCCGTCGCAACGACAAGTACTTTAGACACAGTGACTATTCTTTTCTGACGATCGTTCATCGCCCCTCCCTGTCTCTGACCCAAGATTTCACCGCATATATAGAACGCAGTATACCATGCCATACAGCTCGAAACAACGAGCAGCATGGCAAATATAACACGCTTAAAAAGTCGATGAAGAAAGTGAAAGGAAAAAGCCGGTTTAAAACAGGCTGGCTTGCTCTTGAATTTTTTGCTCGGGCTTCACGCCCCGGAAGGTCAGACGATGCTGTCGGCACGGACCGAGTTTCTGAATAGCGGCCATATGGTCTTTGGTGCCATATCCCATATGCTTGGAGATGCCATAGCCCGGATACCGTTTGGCAAGCTTGACCATCAGCCGATCACGAAAGGTTTTTGCCATAATGGATGCAGCCGAGATGGCCGGAATCTTGCCATCACCCTTGATGACGTATTCCTGCGGGATATCGCACTGCAAGGCATAGGGAGGAATAGTCTTGTTACCGTCAATCTGAAGGAATTTTGGCTCGGCTTTCATACCACGCACGGCACGTCCCATGGCCTGAAAGGTCGCCTGTAAAATATTGATATCGTCGATTTCCGGCGCCCATGCCACACCCACAGCCCAAGCCACGGCCTGTTCGCGAATGAGATCATATAGCACTTCGCGCTTGGCGGCTGTAAGCTGTTTGGAGTCCGTCATTCCTGGCAGGTCATACTCCGCAGGCAGAATACACGCCCCAGCCACGACAGGAC
This genomic window contains:
- a CDS encoding ribonuclease HII — encoded protein: MSQVTLFSVDGFTATEIAGVDEAGRGCLAGPVVAGACILPAEYDLPGMTDSKQLTAAKREVLYDLIREQAVAWAVGVAWAPEIDDINILQATFQAMGRAVRGMKAEPKFLQIDGNKTIPPYALQCDIPQEYVIKGDGKIPAISAASIMAKTFRDRLMVKLAKRYPGYGISKHMGYGTKDHMAAIQKLGPCRQHRLTFRGVKPEQKIQEQASLF